From the Camelus bactrianus isolate YW-2024 breed Bactrian camel chromosome 4, ASM4877302v1, whole genome shotgun sequence genome, the window AGGGTAGTTACCTTCCAGAGCTTCTTTTAACGGGGTAATGAACCGCTGAAACTCCATCTCCTCCATGGCTGAGAGGACATCACTGGCATTCAGTGTCTTGCGTTTCCCTTTCATCGCGAAGTTATTGGCACTGAAAGATTAAGGGCTGTCAGACCCCCTCTTGCGGCATATGGAGTGGGTGGGAAAAGGAGCATCCAGAGGTGGAATGGGTAAGCCTACGTCTTAGATGCATGCATTTTTGTGACACGGTGGGTCCCTCCCTTTCCTGTACAAGAGTTAAGACAAAGTTATTCTGTTGTTTTATTTCGTTTCACAGCTTGTAGGAACTGGATGAGGACTGTGAACCCCCATCCATTGAGGTAGAACATAATTATTGGGATTTTGGGGGCTCCATTCCACGAACTCCGAACCAGGGGGTCTCTGCGCCTCCCTTAAGCCTCAACCCCAGCTAAACTCTGGCCAGCTCTGCCCGCCTCACCAGGATGTGGCGTACAGCACGAAGACGCTGGCGGCGCGGGAGATGGCGCTCCGGGCCTCCTTGGAGATGTTGACACCGTCAGGGAGCTGTGAGAAGAGCGGGGGTGAGCAAAGCTACTGGCCCAGGGCCTGTTTCCCCCTGCCCGCTCGTCCGCCCCTAGCCCATCCGTCAGCCGGAGCTGCTTACCGCCTCCTTGATGATCCTGGTGATGACGGCATTGGGCAGGTTTAGATCCTCGGGCCTCTCCGCCATTGCCACCGCCGGGGCCCGCGCCTCCGGCCTCCTCTTCAGGCAGCTACAGAGTCCGGACTTCCCGCGTAGCCACGGTTTGACCCAACGAGGCTTCCGTCCCGCTCCGCGTAGCCCACGCTGTATCCCACAGTGCCCCGCGCGCCATAGCTTcgctcctcccctccagccccgcctCCGCTTCCAGTCGCCGGTGCGTCCGAACTTTCCACGCCGCTATGATTTTGCCCCAAGGGGCTTCCATCTGACGCCACCGGCACCCGGCGTCCCTTCTCAGGCTACTTTCCCTGCTTCACGCCACCACCACTTCTGGAAATTTCTCAACAAGTTAAGTATGGCTCACTGGGGCTTCCGTCCTTTCCCCACAGTGCTCTGCGCTGCTGCCTGGAGACGGCGCAGCCTGGAGGCTACCGTGGGACAAGAAGGCGTGGACTgagcggcggggcggggccacCTCCGACGGGAGGTGGGGCCCTttgccctcctcacccagccttGAGGTGCGGCGCTTTTCCCAGTGGGCTTCGGACTTCTTGCCGTTTTCGGTTCCTCTTAGCCCTCTGAGGTCGGATTCTCTCTTCCCTGTTCCGGAACGAAGcggggattct encodes:
- the POLE3 gene encoding DNA polymerase epsilon subunit 3 — translated: MAERPEDLNLPNAVITRIIKEALPDGVNISKEARSAISRAASVFVLYATSCANNFAMKGKRKTLNASDVLSAMEEMEFQRFITPLKEALEAYRREQKGKKEASEQKKKDKDKKTDSEEQDKSRDEDNDEDEERLEEEEQNEEEEVDN